The following is a genomic window from Pelosinus sp. IPA-1.
TTACCAAATTATTATAACCGAAGCTTGCCCCCCGCTCTGTCAGGAGAATGTTTTCGTTACCAGCTTCGCGAATTTTCGCAATTACGTTTTTCATATCATTAGGAGCTAAGAATTGTCCCTTTTTTACATTTACCACTTTTCCTGTGCTAGCCGCTTGATAGACTAGGTCAGTTTGGCGACATAGAAATGCAGGTATTTGTAAAACATCCAAGACATTTGCTGCTGGCTCAATTTGTGTACTGCAATGAATGTCACTTACCACTGGTACGCCTAATTCTTCTTTAATTTGCCTTAAGATTTCTAAGCCTTCTGTAAGACCTGGTCCACGAAAAGAAGAATAAGATGAACGATTGGCTTTATCGAAAGATGCTTTAAAAATATAGGGAATACCTAAGCGATCTGTAATTTCCTTTATAGCTTTCCCGATTTTGAGGGTACGTTCTGCCCCTTCAATCACGCAAGGCCCAGCCATCAAAGCGATAGGGTTCTTCCCACCAACAGTAATGGATCCAATGTTAACTGTATTCAT
Proteins encoded in this region:
- the kdsA gene encoding 3-deoxy-8-phosphooctulonate synthase; its protein translation is MNTVNIGSITVGGKNPIALMAGPCVIEGAERTLKIGKAIKEITDRLGIPYIFKASFDKANRSSYSSFRGPGLTEGLEILRQIKEELGVPVVSDIHCSTQIEPAANVLDVLQIPAFLCRQTDLVYQAASTGKVVNVKKGQFLAPNDMKNVIAKIREAGNENILLTERGASFGYNNLVTDMRSLPIMRSFGYPIVFDGTHSVQLPGGAGTTSSGQREFVPYLTRAAVATGIDVLFMEVHDNPAEALSDGPNMLYIDQLEDLLKDVQALDNVVRKHK